A stretch of DNA from Dehalobacterium formicoaceticum:
ATCATAAGGCAGATACTCCAGGATCTCCATGGTGAAGTTTTCTTCACCATGCTCCTTCCAATCCTTTTGCAAGCCTTGGTTCGGGTGGGAGCCGGCTGTCAATTGAAACCGATAACGATTGATTTTGGCCGCCGCATTTTGCACACCTTCGATATAACACTTGTTGCTAAGGTGGGAATGAATCATCATCATACCCATGGGAGGTTTCATTTCTTTATACTGCATTTTTAGTTCTTTTTTTCGATCCATCGCATGCCCCTTCATTCTTATCATCTTATTTACATCACCGGTTTGACTAACTAATATCCCATTTCTTTTAAGATTCTTGATAATGCCCTGAGCCGCTCCCCAAGGAGTTCGTCATCATTACTCAAAGCCTGGCTGAATAATTTAATATCTTCATCGATTTTTTCATTGTCCGTGCACACGGCCACGGTCATAGCGTCACCCTGCAAACCAATCCTATCGATTATGGGATTTTCAGGGTCATATAATTTTTCAAAGCGATAAGCATCTTGAAAATGCATTTTCGCCCGGCAAAGGAAAATTGCCAGATCAAGTACTCGATGTAAAGGCATTTCTTCCGACTGCCGGGACCACTTTTCCCCCGTATGCCGCCATATTTTGGCCGAAATATCTACCTTGCCCCGGTCATTCCACTGTGCCAATCCCAGTGATATTCCTTTGGCATCAGAATGATAGGCATTTCTGCCGTCGACATTTTCGTAGTTATCGGCGACAATAACCGGTTTATGCTTCAAAGTCGTTGGTATTTTCACTTTTTCCCCTCCAATAATGGCCCCGATTAATGCATCAATCTATGAAACTATCAATCAATGGGCTACCCTTTCATCTATTAATTTACTAGGTTTATAAATTAGTATATTACTAATCAGCATTTTTGTCAATTATAAAAAATCTAATATTTAGTTGAACCAATCAGGAACTCAGCGTCCGTTATTCCCCACATATTTGGTGACATTCCTGTTCCATGAAAAATCCCGTCAAATTTACCTTTTGCTTAACAAAATTTACATGTGAAGTATCACCCAAAAACTCAGATCTCTTGGGAATGTCAATCTAACCAAAGGATGCGAGGTTTTTATGTGCCCATACCGGGAGAAATAATAGATAAAGTATATTTTACCTTTCCTTAATTAAAAATTAGCAATGCTATGATAAGATGAATTTGAGCATAAAATGTTCAAATTAAAAACAAGGGGGATTTACATGAAAATCAAGAAGACAAGTGTCAAAGTTGCATCACTTCTGATGGCAGTTACTTTTGGAATTAATGCCATTAGTGCACCGGTATTTGCTGCAGGCTCACTGCAAGGCACAGAGTATGAAAGAAGCTACACCATCGTCAGTCCTTATGAAAATGTAGACTGGGAAGAATTCGGCCAATACAAAGCTGATTTCCATGCCCACTCCACTAATTCCGACGGCGGCAATCTGACCAAAGACATGGTTGAAGATCACTATGCTAAAGGTTTTGATATTCTTGCTATGACCGATCACAATTATCTCACCAAAAGCTGGGATCAGACTGCTAAAGGTCCCATGGATAAAGCAAGATATGATGAAATTATCGCAGGTGTAGACCGTGACGGCAAAGGTATGATCGATATTTACAATTCCAACGAGCAATCCAGAACGGATCATATCAATTCCTTCTGGGCAGATTTTAATAACAACTCTGGCGCCACCATGGCCAGCACTAATGAAACCGTGGAAAACCTGGGCGGGATCACTCATATTAACCATCCCGGCAGATATACCGGCGGCAGCGCAGGTGGTGAAAAAGGAATCGCTGCTTCCAATAACCCTGCAACGATCCAGAAATATGTTGATCTCTTTGCTGCGTATGATTCCTGCGTCGGTATGGAAATCGTCAACAAAATCGATAATGAATCCAGAAGCGACCGAGTTCTTTGGGATAATATTCTGAAAGAAATGATGCCTGAAGGCCGCTTTGTTTGGGGCTTCTCTAACGATGATACCCACAGCCTTAACGCCACCGGATATTCCTGGAATATGATGCTGATGCCTTCCCTTTCTCAGGAAGATACCAGAACAGCCATGGAAAACGGCGCCTTTTATGCAGTAAGCCGTGTCTCCCGTCCTGATGGCATCAATGCCACCTTACCTAACGGAGACGCCATGCCGGGCAGTGGTAATACTAACACCTTATATTTACTTGAGCAGGATACACCTAGCATTTCCAACATCGAAGTAATCGAAGAAGACAATGCCATCGTAATCGACGGAGATGATTATGATGAGATTGAGTGGATTGCCGACGGTGTTGTTATCGCAACGGGTGAAACCCTTGACCTGAACGATTATGAGAATGAGATTAATAGCTACGTACGGGCACAGTTAAAGAACGACACAGGAATTGCTTTCACCCAGCCTTTCAGCGTAACAGATAATACGGAAGAGATTGAAATCAGCAGCGTTGATAATGGCAACAAACAGGCTAATGTGAATTTTGATATTCGTTCCGCCAATGGCAAGGGTTATGTTGTCTGTCTCTCTGAAAGCGGAGAAGAAGGGACCTTTGCTCCTTACAGCAATGTAAATTTTAATTCCAAAGGCGTACATATCAAAGGCTTGAAAAACGAAAAGGAATATTTCGTATGCGTGATGTATGCAGAGGATAACACAATCATGGAAAAGAGTGCACCGGTAGTAATCAATCCGGGGAAATAATCGCCATCAAATTCTTCGATAGCAGGAAAACCGCCGTTTCCAGAGCCGCAAACTCTGGAGCGGCGGTTTTTTTGATCATAGCAACTTACCTATTTTAAAAAACCGTGTCAGAGTTTTCTTCTTTTAGCAGGTATTTACTCAGTGCATGGCTAATGTTATATTATCTGAATAAAATCTCACCCATCAATATAACATCTAACTGCGGAGTATAATACTATAGCGAGGTGATCATAAAATGGCGGAAATGATTAATGTTAGATTCATAAGTGGAAAAACCAAGCTTTATGAAAAGGGCACCTCCCTAATGGAAATCAGCAGGGAATTTGCCACCGCTTTTAAAACTCCGATCGTGGCGGCTGTGATTAATAATGATCTAAAGGATATGGCTACCCGGTTGGAAGAAGACTGTTCTCTTGAGTATTTTGATTTGACTTCACAACTGGGCAACAAGGTTTATCAGTACAGTCTGATTTATCTGATGGTCATCGCTGCCCAGGATCTTTTCCCGACGGGTCAGGTCACAGTAGAACATTCTTTAAGCAAAGGACTATACTGTGAATGTCGATTAGAATATCCCACCACAAAAGAGGATGTGGAAGCCTTGGGGCAAAGAATGCGGGAAATCGTGGCAGAAGACCGGCCGATTGTCAAAAGAATCATCCCCTTGGAAAAAGCAATTCAGCTTTATGAAGAAATCGGGGATCAAACCAAAGTTGATCTAATGAAACAATTAAATCGGAAAACCGTGACCATGTATTTTTGCGGCGAGAGATACGGTTATCATCACAGTACCATGGTACCCAGCACCGGCTATTTAAAAACCTTTGAGTTGAAATATTACCCCCCGGGCATGATCCTGCGTTACCCTCTGAAGGAGGCTCCTTATCAGCTGCCTACTTATGTAGAAATGCCTAAACTGGAGAAAGTGTTCCAGGAGGCCAAGCACTGGGCCGAGATCGTAGAATGTGATTATGCCGCCCGACTGAATAAGTTTATCCGGGATGGAGAGATCAATCAGGTTATTCTAATGTCTGAAGCCCTGCACGAAAAAAAAATAGCCGAAATTGCCGACCATATTTTTGCTAATAAAAACCGTTTGCGCATCATCATGGTTGCCGGTCCCACTTCTTCTGGGAAAACCACTTTTATCCAACGGCTAAGTATTCAGTTAAAAGTGCTGGGCATCAGTACCATTCGCATGTCCATCGATGATTATTTTATTGATCGGGAAAAGCTGGCTGAAATCAACGATGATCCGGATCTTGAATCCCTGGATGTGGTAGATGTGGATCTGCTTAACAACCATGTGAGCCGCTTGCTCAAAGGGGAGGAAATTGAGCCGCCCCGTTTCGATTTTCCCACGGGAAAACAGCTTCCCTCCGGACGAAAAGTCCGGATTGACAAAAGACAGCTGCTGATCATTGAAGGACTCCATGGTCTAAACGAACAACTGACCATTTCTGTGCCCAAACAGCATAAAGTCAAAATCTATATCAGCCCCTTAACCCCCATCGCCATTGACCAGCACAGCCGCACCCCCTCTACGGATACACGTTTGATCAGGCGGATTGTACGGGACAGCCAATTTCGCAGTCATGATGCTTCCCATACTCTGCAGGTTTGGCCTTCGGTACAGTTGGGAGAAAATAGGAACATCTTTCCTTTCTCGGAAGAAGCCGACATTATGTTTAATTCCGTACTGATCTATGAACCGGCTGTTTTTCGCACCTTCGCCACCCCTTTATTGGAAACCATCAGTCCAGATATGCCTGAATACAGCCAAGCACGTCGTTTGATGCGGCTCCTCTCTTTCTTTGAACCGGTGGAAGATGCGGAAATACCCTTAAACTCCATCCTTAGGGAATTCATCGGAAAATCTTGCTTTTATAATTAAAAGCAAGATTTTCTTTTTCCCCTTCAGGCTAATTTATTGAGAAAACCAGCTACCCCCATGCCAATCCAGAGCGCTAAAATGCCCAGAAACACACTTAATCCCACATACAGAAAACAGAGCATTACTTTTCCCTCTTTGAGCAGATTCAGTCCCTCCAAGCTAAAGGTGGAGAAGGTGGTGAAGGCACCTAAAAACCCTACCGTAATCATGGTTTTAAGCTGGGGACTGTTGCCTAACCTTTCCAATGACAAGGTATAAAATAAGCCTAACAAAAAACACCCGCTCAGATTAACAAAAAAGGTGCTATAGGGAAAATACTGGGGATATTTTCCATTGATCCAGCCGGATACCACATATCTCGCGACGGCACCGCAGGCACCTCCCGCTGCAATTAACAAGTAAATGTTGTTCATATATGACAGTACACCACCCCGCTGCCTATTGAATAAGAGAATTTTTGGAATCAGGATCTATAAGCGAATCCTTTCTAAATCATCAGGGACAAAAATCCGGCCGGAAAAATATCCTCTTCCTTCCTGAGTATACAGTTCTTTTCGCCGATCCAGGTGATCATCTTCCGTATGCCATAAGACCAGATTTTTCACCCCATGTTCTTCAGCCATCTGACAAACTTCAACCACCGTGGAATGCTCAATCTCCCAAGGACGGTAACGTTCTCCATGGGCGGCCAGACAGAGGGCTTCCGCCAGGAGCCAATCACACTCCTGGACATACTGATGACTTGAGGCTCGATAAGGTTCATCTCCTAAAAAAGTCAGTCGCTTGCTATTTTTTAAGCTGATCGTAAAACCGTATTGCAGGCATTTCCGTGC
This window harbors:
- a CDS encoding GIY-YIG nuclease family protein, producing MDRKKELKMQYKEMKPPMGMMMIHSHLSNKCYIEGVQNAAAKINRYRFQLTAGSHPNQGLQKDWKEHGEENFTMEILEYLPYDKDESKTDYSEDLAILQMTWEEKLRQKGWEFYQK
- a CDS encoding DUF6530 family protein, with amino-acid sequence MKIPTTLKHKPVIVADNYENVDGRNAYHSDAKGISLGLAQWNDRGKVDISAKIWRHTGEKWSRQSEEMPLHRVLDLAIFLCRAKMHFQDAYRFEKLYDPENPIIDRIGLQGDAMTVAVCTDNEKIDEDIKLFSQALSNDDELLGERLRALSRILKEMGY
- a CDS encoding PHP domain-containing protein is translated as MKIKKTSVKVASLLMAVTFGINAISAPVFAAGSLQGTEYERSYTIVSPYENVDWEEFGQYKADFHAHSTNSDGGNLTKDMVEDHYAKGFDILAMTDHNYLTKSWDQTAKGPMDKARYDEIIAGVDRDGKGMIDIYNSNEQSRTDHINSFWADFNNNSGATMASTNETVENLGGITHINHPGRYTGGSAGGEKGIAASNNPATIQKYVDLFAAYDSCVGMEIVNKIDNESRSDRVLWDNILKEMMPEGRFVWGFSNDDTHSLNATGYSWNMMLMPSLSQEDTRTAMENGAFYAVSRVSRPDGINATLPNGDAMPGSGNTNTLYLLEQDTPSISNIEVIEEDNAIVIDGDDYDEIEWIADGVVIATGETLDLNDYENEINSYVRAQLKNDTGIAFTQPFSVTDNTEEIEISSVDNGNKQANVNFDIRSANGKGYVVCLSESGEEGTFAPYSNVNFNSKGVHIKGLKNEKEYFVCVMYAEDNTIMEKSAPVVINPGK
- a CDS encoding nucleoside kinase, which translates into the protein MAEMINVRFISGKTKLYEKGTSLMEISREFATAFKTPIVAAVINNDLKDMATRLEEDCSLEYFDLTSQLGNKVYQYSLIYLMVIAAQDLFPTGQVTVEHSLSKGLYCECRLEYPTTKEDVEALGQRMREIVAEDRPIVKRIIPLEKAIQLYEEIGDQTKVDLMKQLNRKTVTMYFCGERYGYHHSTMVPSTGYLKTFELKYYPPGMILRYPLKEAPYQLPTYVEMPKLEKVFQEAKHWAEIVECDYAARLNKFIRDGEINQVILMSEALHEKKIAEIADHIFANKNRLRIIMVAGPTSSGKTTFIQRLSIQLKVLGISTIRMSIDDYFIDREKLAEINDDPDLESLDVVDVDLLNNHVSRLLKGEEIEPPRFDFPTGKQLPSGRKVRIDKRQLLIIEGLHGLNEQLTISVPKQHKVKIYISPLTPIAIDQHSRTPSTDTRLIRRIVRDSQFRSHDASHTLQVWPSVQLGENRNIFPFSEEADIMFNSVLIYEPAVFRTFATPLLETISPDMPEYSQARRLMRLLSFFEPVEDAEIPLNSILREFIGKSCFYN
- the crcB gene encoding fluoride efflux transporter CrcB codes for the protein MNNIYLLIAAGGACGAVARYVVSGWINGKYPQYFPYSTFFVNLSGCFLLGLFYTLSLERLGNSPQLKTMITVGFLGAFTTFSTFSLEGLNLLKEGKVMLCFLYVGLSVFLGILALWIGMGVAGFLNKLA